The sequence GGCCAGCCAGTCCCTCCAAACCCCACAGACCAGTCTTTAGGCCTGTCCTCCCTGGGGTCTCCGCGTGCCCACATCAAGCATGTTGGGAGCCAGGCTCAACCCTCCCAGGCTCCTGTTTAAGTGAAACAAGTGCTGAGGGTGCCCTGCAGAGAGGGGTGTGGGGAACTCCTGTAGGGTCCTGGTGCTGGGGCCATAGCCCaacctctctccccttcccagaaGCTCCCGGGAGGCTTTGCTTTGAGGGAAAGTGCACTGAGAACCCACAGTGTggtcctttttattttcagtccTTCTTGCTTcacacaacagaaaaaacaagttcaggagctCGGCAGAGGTGCTGCCTGGGGGAAACAATCCACAATAGTGAACAAGAGGTTCATCCCGGTGCTCAGGGGTACCTGCTGCCATGGTGAAAAGTAGGGGTAGAAGAGAGGCCCCACCTGCCAGTCTGGTTGGGGAAAGGGACACAGAGAAGAGGCCCTGGGTGGGAAGTGTGAGGGCCAACAAAGCAGCCAGGGCCAAGCAGAGGAGGAGCTCTAAGGCCTGGTGAGGCCCTGGGGACCAACCCTGCTCTGCCCCAGGATACTGCCCTGTAGGCCTCCTCTGGACTCCCAAAACATGACCTATGCTGTCACCATGGCCGCAGGAATAGGATGTGGGCATCCATGACATTGGTGCCGGTCAGCCCTGTGTGCAGCAGGTGTGCCCCGCCCTGGAAGCGGCTGAAGAAGGTATGTGAGTCATTGTGGGCTAGGAAAGTAGCCACATCCAGGCCCTCAGTGGTGGCCTGGCTGGCAAGCTCAGGCGTGACCCAGGCCCCAGCTGCCTCTGTGGGCCCATCTTGTCCATCCGTGCCACCACTCAAAAACAGCACGTCAATGGGCCCCAGTGGCCACTGTCCAAGCTCTGCTCCAACACGCAGGGCCAGTTCCTGGTTTCGGCCACCCTTGCCTGAGCCCTGCAATTGCACTGTGGGCTCACCACCAGCCAGCAGGCAGACGGGGCTCCCAGCCCCTGCCACAGCCTCCAGAGCCTCCTTCAGCTGCAGGTCTGGGAGCTGGAGCTTGGCTGCCAGCTCATAGAGTTGTTCATCCTCCTCCACAGAGGTTCCAGGCCCAGGTGGAGTGAGGTGGGCTCCAACCACTCGGACCAGCAGCGCATAGAACTGAGCCACACTTTTTACATCACCCTGCATGGCTGTGCTCAGCACCATGGCCCGGTATCCCAGTGCCTCAGCCTGCCGCTGGGCCTCAGCCAGTGCCAGTGCATTGGAGCCAATGATCACATTGAGGACGTGACCACAGCTATGTGGCCCATGGGGGTCAGAGTCAGCCCGAGCTAGCACAGTTTTCACAGAACGTGGCAGGGCAGCACGAAGGCCATAGCGATTGAGGATGTGCAGGCAATCTTGCACACTATGGACACTGGCCACAGTGGGACCGCTGGCAATCACCTCCATAGGGTCCCCCACCACATCTGACAGAATGAGGCTCACCACCTGAAGAGGGGTCACAGAGGCAAGGCTCAGTTTCACCTGGTCCTCGCCCCAGAGCCCATGAGGACAAACTGCCCCCGTGCATCCACACCCTCACACCACCCAATGCACTTTCTCAGCCATTTCTAACCACTCTTAAGCAGGTTCACAGAACACCTGGCCATGTGGACCCCTCTTCACcctctctgaggtcccttccagcCGACCCTGTGGACTCCTATACCAGGTCCCTGCCAACCTTTATGTGCTCTTCTAGGCTTTCCTTTCCCTGGCATACGTGGGCCTagctcccccagcccagggctgcctggGAAAAAAGCGACCCACGTACCTGGGCAGGGTAGGCAGCCTGAGCCAGCCCCCCACCCTTGAGCTGGGATAAGGCCTTCCGGATGGTGTTCAGCTCCTGGATGTTGGCTCCTCGGGCCGCCAGCAGCTTAGTGAGCGTCTGCTTCTCCTCCAGTGTGACAGGTGGGATAGGGGCGGGCAGCAGGGCTGAGCCCCCTCCTACAGAGACAGTGAAGACATACAGCAGACAGGATGAGGCAGCCAAGGAACTTTCCCACCCAGGGAAGCAAGCAGGCAGTgcccagagggaaggaagggggtgCTGGAAAGGTGGGGTTAGAGTGCCCCCGTGTGGACATGCAGTGAACGTGTGCAGTCACCACACCCTCGGCACCTAAAGCTGTACCCAGCCGTAAGGTAGCCCAGATCCTGGCAGGCACTGGAAGAACTATTCCTTAACAGCTTCGATTAGGGGTAGACCAGGAGGAGACAGTGGAGGACCAAGGAAGGGGCTCcatggagacctgggttctagccCCAGGTGACACTGGTGCAGACAGCAGCAACAGCAGTGATATTTTCCTCACGAGGTCTTGCGTTAGGTGCTCCCTATTTGCCCTCTCATGGTCACCCAACAAGGTCAGGCGAGGGGAGGACCCCACGGCTCAGGGGAGAGCAGACAAACAACCTAGGGCCACCAAGGAGTTAACCATCCAGGCTCTTTACTGCTTCCTTTGCTCTGTGACCCTGGAGGCTCAGACCAACAGTCTCTTGCAGGCCTGCTATGTGAAACCCCACCCTAAACTGCCTGAGCCAGACTGGCATCCACACCTGAGATGAGCACAAGCAGCAGGTCATCAGCTGTGAGACCTTCAGCCAGCTGCCGGATGGCCAGTGCAGCCCGCAGTGCATCACGGTCAGGCAGGTTGTCCTCTGCACCCTCAAATACTTGAATACGGCTGTGTGGCTTCAGCAGCATTTCCCTGAAAAGAGACAGAACAGAGAGCAAGAGATGGGGTGGGCTCCTCTCCTACCTGATTTCCCAGCTATACAGGTGAAGGGGGCCCACAAGGACACCCACTGACACCCATCCATGAGCCAGGGCAGACCCAGAAGAAAAGGGAGTCTGGTAAGGGAGGGAGGCCTCAATCTAGCCTAAGTATGGGCCCACACTGCCCTCTAGATGGACGGGGGGAGCAGCCCCTCAAGGCTCCTTACTGCTTGCCAGCATGCTCCATGGCAGCACGGATCCCCTTGGGAACGCTGATCACTCCCTGCACGAGATGCTGGCCCAGTAGCTCCTCGGCTGCAGCTGCCATGCCCAGTACAGCCTTGCCAAAGCCCACCAGGTAGAGGTTTTGCCGCAGCTGAAAGCTCCGGTCCCGCACCTTCAGCTGCCCACTGTCAAGGTCCAAGGACAGTGCCCGGTGCAGCATGGGGCCTGGCAGCACGGCACCCACAGTGCTCTCAAACAGCTGCCGCGCCTGCTCGGCCAGGGCCATGCCACTGGCCAACCGGGCCACTGGGCCCCCCAAGAACAGTGGGCGCAAGGGAGCTCGGGCCAAACGAGGCAGGATCTGCAGAGCTGCAGCCATGCCCCACTGCTCTCAGCACCACCTGGCACTCATGGCTGCCTAGGGGGAAGAAACCACTAGTGAGGCTGTTGCAAGGCCACAGAGAAGAGGCCCCCCACAGCCACCCCTCTGAGGGCTCAGAGCCAGTGGACCCCACAGCTGCTACTGCAAGAATGGGCCATCTGCCAGCCCAAGGAGACTTCCTGAAGCCCACAGCAGCCTGATCtcattccagtcctcagagcccaGGACTGCCACCCAGTCATGTCGTCCTCTTCTGCAGGTCATACGCCAGCCCTCTGAATACTCTGCCCTGAGTCCACAGGTCCTGTTAGCTAAGCCCTCCTCCTAGGTCACTCCCTTTGGTTTAGAGTTAATCATTCACAGAGGGAACGGGTCCTATCACTGGTCTCTCGCCCGTACCCTTTTCCACCCCCTGCACTTCTGAGCTCTACCCAGGAGCAATGCCCCTTTCTGGCactccttctttgcctctttacCACTTCTGTTGCCAGAAGGCTGCTGGCTGTCCCACCAATTGACCCTGAGCCCAGTGACCTCCAGCCTGCTCTATTTCATTAGCTCATGGGTCTGGGCTGGGGAGCCTGGGGAGGCTAGGTCTGTGTGGAGAGGCTGTAGACTTGCAGGCCACTGAAAGGCAGGCCCAGAGCACATCCTCAAGGCACACAGCCTGAGGAATCCTAGCACTCAGGGCCAATCCAGCAAGAGGTTCAGGTTCAAATCAGAAGTGGCAGCAAAGTCTGGCTCATAGTGGAGCCTTAGAGAAGTCCCTAGACAACACATGAGGCCATGTACCATGGGGCTGAATCTGCAGGACAGAAAAGGATGCCCTTCTACCTACATGGCTGGCCAGACCCACCCCTGCCAAGAACAGGACTTTTGACTGtgacataaaaaaatacatcttGGGTCACACCACCCAGAGGGGTGAGAGCCAAAAGGCTGGAGCAGGCAAAGGCCAGGCTCCCACAGCTGAGGCCAAACGGTCATTTTCCCCACTGGGCAGCATAAAGGCTACAGAAGCCTTGGAGTGAAGGTCAGGAGGCTGTAGAGGTGTTTTAGAGACAACACCAAAAAGCTCACCTCTGAAAAGGCATCTACTTTAATAAATGCCCACCATAAATGCTGCCAGCTGACTGCAGCAGCGAGTGTGGACAGAGCAGGGGAAGGAGACTGGGAATTAGGCTCCAGTTGTACCACAGGGACAGCTCCATTTCTCTCACTGCAAAACAAGAGGTGGGATGAGATTAAGACCAATGCTCTCCCCTTCACATCCTGGGACTCTCTGAAGCTGCCCACTGTTAACACAAAAACCTGGGCCCCAAGCACCACTTTATCCCACACTCAAATAACCTGGCAACTTCTAGCCCTTGGCCACTTAGCCTGTATCATCCTCAGCTTTCCCCTAACAGAAGACCAACGTTGCCCAACTCCAGCCGTGAAAGGAAATGCAGAGGGCGCCGCCATGAGAACTCTTAAAATGGGCCCAGCTTTTGCCAGGTGGCCCATGAGGCTGACCCACTAGACTTGGAGCTAAAAGCGGCTCAGGATCTAGCAATGGCTGATTCTGACAGCCTGGACGAACTTTGTACCTGTTTCCCAAACGGACACAGACCTAGAGGATCCCAGTCTTGCTACTGGATaccagagcccagggcagggggGCGCTCAAGGCtaaggttgccagataaaatgcaGGACGTCCAGTTTAATTGGAATTTCAGATAAAAGAGGAGTTTTCTTAATATAAGGATGTACCGTAAAACATTTTGGACATAGACTAAAAAATTGTCTAtctgaaattccaatttaactgaacgtcctttatttttatttgctaaatccaGCAACTCTACTCAGGACACGATCTCTCTTAAACTCCCCCACACTCCGGCGCCAAACCCGGAAACACGGAGAAGACCCACCTCGACTCCTCCCCGCCACCAAGTGGGACTAGAGCCATTTCCGGCTTTCGCTGGCCGCACAAGCCCCGGAAGTGACGTCATCCTCAGGCCGTTGCGAGGGAAATAGCTGCCGTGTAATGTCCGGTAATGACCCGAGAAATAAGGGCCCGCTATCGCCTGGACCCGCAGTCGCTCGGCCCAAGGATTGCTTCTGCAGGCCCTCGCGGCGAAGACTTATCGCCCCACGACTATGTGCTGCGGATACCGGCGCAGGGAACCGGAAGTACCCGCGGATGGGCGGAGCGCAATCCGGAAGTGTGGAGTGGGTGGGGCGGGGTTGGGGTGCCAGGTGCGAACCGCTGTAGGAGGGATCTGGGGTAGTCGGAGTGCGGAGGGGAGCGTCGGCTCTGCCCTGACCGCCAAGAAACCACGATTGAGGCTCCTTCACGCCTCGGTTTCTTTATCCCTACAGTGGGAGAAATAACCCCCAACTCACCAATTGGTATAATCCATTCCCTCCTTTATCCTGTAGGATCCAATCAGTCAGCAAATACATTCCGGGCTCCTATTAGGTGCCAGGCGGTGGGCTGAGCAAACGGGCTGAGAATAACTACTTCCCCACAACTCACCCCTTCTGGAGCCAGATTAAGTCATCTCTGCCCCTTCCCACCGCTATAATCCCACAACTCATCAGTGTCCACCCCTCTCCCCCATGGGCAACCGAGTAACAGCTCTGACTCAGCAAGAGAGTTCTGTTCCGTGATCCGCTAACACACAATCTGCGAGCAAAGACAAATGACCCTGGGTCTCCCTCACTGTCCCCCCGCCTACCCTGTGCCCACCCCGAGTCTGGCTTGATGCCTTCCCACATTCAAAAGACGAGGGCTGACCAAACTGCGAAGACACAGAAGAGTGCCCACACACAGCTGCCTCATCTCTCCATAGGTCTCCAAACCATGCTCTGCTCTTGTCATGAACTCCTCCCCGCATCTTCCTAGCTGTCTCCCTGGattgttctttctctttataaTAGAGGACCTTTTATTGCCTATCAACCTCTCCCAAACACTTCCCTACCCCATCATCAAAACAAAGGCACCTTCAAGAGGATCTGCCCTCTTTAGATATGGGgagattgtaaatatttaaaatttcagtttttccttgcTTGTAGTAAGTTGtcttcatgcatttattcattcctctATCACTCAACAGACTTTTCCTTAGTGTCTTCTATGTGGACCAAATACTGTAGCTGCTGGGATGAGTAAGAAGTGgtacttttaggggctggccccgtggtgtagtgattaagctcaagtgctctgcttcagtggccttgggttcatgggcccagatcccaggcacagacctacacaccactcatcaagccatgctgtggcagcatcccacatacaaaatagaggaaggttggcacagaagtcagctcagggctaatcttcctcaagcaaaaaagagaaagattggcaacagatgttagctcagagccaatcttcctcacacacaaaaaaaagaggtACTTTTAGTTGGGAAACTTACTCTGCTTTTATAATTATATTCCCAAACTGCTGAGAGGAGTGTAACTTTGAGCACCCCTCTCATTATTTAGTGCCAGAGACTCATAAACAGACACCATTTACTGTGCCAGTGCTGTTATGTCAGACTGTAAGCAGGAGACTAATTATACCCATTTTTTTAATCCCCCATGCCACCCCACAGCTACTTACAAGATGCATGTAACAACAGCAAGGTTTAGATGTCCACTTGGAAGGTGGTGACTTGGTCTAATTCATATTTGTGTTTCTACTGTCTTGTGTAGGACGAGGCACAAATAGAagctggaatttctttccctctgtctgtctgtctgtctccctctctctctctctcttccccgcacccttctctccttctctaacAAAAGAACAGTGATGTGCTCAGCTGCACAGTGCTGCAGACCCTAGGTGGAAAGGAttccacaaaaggaaaagaggtgAATGTGTGTGGAAGTAGAAGTCTTCCTAAAGCAGTGGGATTTAGGTCTAAGAAAACTATTAGGCTCATCAGAATGCTTACACATACCTTGATAGTAGGCATGAATAGGTCTACAGTCTTTTTAAGTGCACTTTGGCAATAAGTATTATTGTCAAAAGTGTAACAggaggggctgacccggtggcacagcagttaagtttgcctgttctgctttggcggcctggggttcgcctgtttggatccttggtgcggacatggcactgcttggcaagccatgctgtggcaggcatcccatgtataaagtagaggaagatgggcacagatgtcagctcaggaccagtcttcctcagcaaaaagaggaggattggcagcaaatgttagctcagggctaatcttcctcaaaaaaaaaaaaaaaaagtgacaggcAATTTCAGTCCAAGGAAATGATTGGATATGGGGACAAAGATGgtgtaggggagaaaaaaacttTTTCCTCTATTCTCTTATGTTCAGTGGCTGAGGCCCtacaaattaaactgacaaagacagatgaACAAGCGAAAAAGGTTTATTTCACATGCATATGGAGGGCCTCACAGAAATGAAGTGAAAATCCCAAAGAAGCCATTAGACCTAAGAGCTTATATTACCATTTTTAACAAAGAGTGATAAATTTTGGAGATGTGACAAGACAAAAGAAGTTTGAGCTTCTAGTGGCAGTAAATTGTGGGAAAGTAAATATATgggggaaactaatggaagataaggatTGCTGTAGTACGATTTGTTTGTACAGATTCATCTCAGCGTTGGCTCCCTATCTCCTGGTATGGGGAGGGCACCTTTCTCATGGGAAATTTATGTCTTGCTTTTAGATAGAaaagaggagggcagggagcccttcctgcatctgctgtttctcaaatgccttcagctcaagataatcctgatgccaaagtagcatattttgaggtggcatattctgatccccttcaaTGGACATGAGGAGATAGTCGGCCCAGAGATTTTATGAGTGTAAAGCAATCTAAATCTCCACTGATAAAAGAATTTATACAAATAAGTTATAGTACTTCTaaacagacattaaaaataatgttaattctggggccagcctggtggcatagcagttaagtttgtacactctgcttcagtggcccggagttcaccagtGCGGATcttgggcctggacctacacaccacttatcaagccgtgctgtggtagctatcccatatataaaatagaagaagatgagcactgatgttacctcagggccaatcttcctcaaaaaaaaaaaaggtagaagcaaaaaataatattaattctaggggccagcctggtggcatagtagttaagttcacatgatctgttttggtggcctggggttcacaggttcggatcccaggcatggacctacacactgctcatcaagccatgctgtggtggcatcccacatataaaagaggaagattggcactgatgttagctcaggaacaatcttccttaaaaaaaccaacaacGTGAAAACaaagcagtgatttttttaattcatgcaaAACCTGAGATAGGTCAGAGGGTGTCAGTCACCAGCTCCAATCTGGAGGCAGCTGCCTTCTCAGGGAGACACTCGGTGTCTGTGGCCTCCCTCCACTTGGCCTCGGCACCATGGATCTTGGGGCTCAGCCTCTTCCTTAGCATTCACAGCCTCTAATGTCTCATAGAGTTTGCCCCAAGGGGTGGAAGAGCTCCCTTAGGAGGCTTCCAGGGTCAGCTCTGCAGTGAGCTTTCAGGAGCCCCCTCTCCACCCGCCACCTCCCttactccccccaccaccctgctTTGTCTCCGCTGGTGCTGGGCACTGCTCCAGGGCAGGCCCAAGGCGGGATGGTGTGGGAGACCCAGAGTTCCAGTGCGAGGGCGGTTTTGTGAAGCGTTGCTCGGTGGGAGGGAGCCGCTCAGGCAGTCTGGAGACAGGGTAGAGAGGAGTTGTCTTAAGCAAAGGCTGTAAAACACCTTAAAGCTATTTTTCTTGGAAGGAGGGGAGAATACAAACAACTCAGCAGGAAGCAGCTCACCTGTGGCTGAGGAGGAGGGACTGCTAAAGCAGTTGAAGGTTGGATCACCGGAAAGGGCTTTTAAGCCTTTTGAAACAGTTCTGCACTTTTAGAGACAGAGGCCCTGGGGCTCTAGGCAGTGCTTCCTGGCTCTGGGCAGTCTAGGCTTATCAGGGAAGATCCCATCCCTTCCTTCCAGAACAAGAAGGCATTGTTTACCAACAATGGACTTTGTTAAATGTGAACACTTATTTACCTACCCTTTGCCCTAGAAACAGAGCTGGAGCTTTCCAGTCCCCAAGCAGAGTGTGAATCCAGACTGCAGggcttactggctgtgtgaccttaggaaagttacttagcctctcagAACCTCAGAGTCTTCATCATTAAACTGGGGTTAAGAGCACTTAATAAACAATGTGTTTAAAGTGCATGTAGAAATGCTCAAAGCTGTGACTGTACTGTTCCTGGGCTGGGCCAGCTTCTTGGGTCtgtgacctgtgcagtcacacagggaACCGCGGTCAGAAAGGTCTCAAACTTGGCTGACTATTCCTGCTGTTGCCGCCTTGCAATTCTTCGCAATTTTTTGAGGAGGGgcccatatttttattttgtcctggATCCTGCAAATTATGTAGTCACTCCTGTTACCAGGGGAAAATGCCCTTCTTTCTCCCAAGCCCACTGGTCCTGGAGTCTCAGGACCTCTCTCAGGAATTCCAGTAAGTGGCCACACATTAGGAGTGCCAGTGTTACACactgagggaggcagaggtgacATTGTGGTTCCCGGGCAATACTGAGGCTGTAATGAGAAAGTCTGAGCTTCCTACTATGACAGGCGTGTCCTGGCCACTTGGTCCAGGAGGGCTCCTTATGCAAGAGGCCAAGAAACCCTAGGCTCTATTCACTCAGTAGCTGAAGGCCACTCTTTGGATTTCCCACAGGCTGATCTCTTGGGGAAACAGCACAGCATGTAATTTAGGAGTGGTACAAACTGGATGAATTATAGGAAATCAGCCACAGGGTCctggcaaaacaaaaataaaaatcacatgttctaatcttttaaaatgcttttaagcATATATTAATTTGatcatcaaaaggaaaaaaatgaacaggaaaccaatagaaaatatgttttaatgaGTAAAACCATTGCTGACGTTGTCTTTAACTCCACAGAAGAGGTTTGTAATTTCCATTTGATATAAAATGTTACCTCTGGTCATGGCCATCATAGAacatttatttcctcttggtgGTAAGTGAAATGAAGCATCCATTTAGCAAATCAAGCAATTTGTCAGGTAAGAAGTGATTATGTGTGAACTGTGTGTGACAATTGAAACATGCTATACAAAATTACCAGGAGTTGCAATTGTGTTCCAACATTCTGCTTTTCCTCTTTGGCCattaagcacacacacacacacacacacacacacacacacacacacacacacatacacatgcacacagagctTTCCCAAAGAAAAGAGTCACCTGACTCTAGTTATTATGAGGGCTTGTGTAAGAAGTTGAGGGGGAGCAGAATACACACCCCAAAATGTGCTACTGTGGCATGTAGACTGTTCTAAGGTGAAGACAAATAAGATCCAGCAGACTAAGGAAAAGCTTTTTGcctctcccttaactgcctaaaagaatttagatgggGGTATGTACCAGGAAGACAGCTATTTCCAGCAATAACTTTTTATACCAGAAAGACTTATCTGCATGGcatggcaaatatttgttgaccaaacGTTAGCTCTTCTCATcttgtgaattgtcttcctcctctttgaagccccAGACCCCTGCCCTTGGCTCAGGATGGCATATAAACCTCAGttgcctgactgcctttgagtctgtttttgtgGGTCTCCAGTAGGtatgtaattaaatttttctcctgttaatctgtcttatgttgGTTTAATTATTAGATCAGCCAACAAacctggaagggaggaagggaaaatttTCCCTCCCAAACAAACTTAATCAAGCTCTAGGGAAGCCCCACTGGGTACTCTAATTCAGAAATTTATCTCAAAGAATTGGAATTTGTAACAAGCCATCGGTTTTGGAAAGAAGACACATTGCTTAGGACAGGTTCCACGTTAAACTGTGCAGCATGAAATGTAAAAATTTGATAAATGGACCAATCCTAACCCTATTGCgtagtcatttcacaatatgtaagtctatcaaatcatcatgctgtcTACCTTAAACTTACACCACGTCAATTACAATATGTcagttgtatctcaataaagctggagaaaaaacCCTATCCCACTAGCTTAAACAGTAAGGTAAAATTGTTATTTCATGTAGCAAGTGATCTCAGGATAGGATGGTGGTAGGGTTGCTGTATAGATCACAGGAccttgtgttagtttcctagggctgccataacaaagtcaCACAAAccgagtggcttaaaacaatagaattttattgtttatggttctggaggctagtaGTCCAAAATCAACTTGTCAGCAGGGCCActctccctctgaaacctgtggGAGagactccaatctctgcctctgttgccACATGGccgtcttctttttttgtgtctctctcctcttagaaggtcatattggatttagggcctgcCCTACGTCagtatgaccttatcttaactacctacatctgcaacaaccctatttccaaataaggtcacattctgtggTTCTGGGGGCgaggatttcaacatatcttttggagggacacaattcaagcCAGAACAGACCCTCtccatctttctgctctgccattctCAACCTGCTGGCTTGCCTTTGAGATGCTCTCCTTATGGTCAAACCTGCCTACAGCAGTCCCAGGCATAACATCTAGCACAACAGTGTTCATCAGATGAAGAGAGATAGTTTCTTCCTTGTATCTCTTTCAGAAGCAAAGAAACTTTTCCAAGATGCCCTCCCCCAGCAGACTTCCTCTCATTTCCTTAGCAAAAATTTCATCACATATGTGTGACTAATCCCATCACCGGGGAAGGGGAACAAGACCCCTCATGATGATTGGCTTggaccaatggttctcaaatttggatgtgcatcaggatcacctggagggcttgttaaaatacagattgctgggctccacctCCAGAGCTTTGGGTTCAGTAAGTCTGGTGTGAGGTCTGAGAATCTGAATTTTTGATGAGTTCCTGGgtgaggctgctgctgctggtcctaCAACCACACTATGAGAACCAGTGGTTTAGACTAATCAGGATTAATCTCAGAGGACTGGGCTCAACTCTCGGCAAATGCATTGCCACTCAGAGGAGAAAAGATATCTGAACAAAATCAGGATTCCATCAGAAAGGAGCCAGAGGAGAAAACTGTCGGG is a genomic window of Equus asinus isolate D_3611 breed Donkey chromosome 21, EquAss-T2T_v2, whole genome shotgun sequence containing:
- the GLYCTK gene encoding glycerate kinase produces the protein MAAALQILPRLARAPLRPLFLGGPVARLASGMALAEQARQLFESTVGAVLPGPMLHRALSLDLDSGQLKVRDRSFQLRQNLYLVGFGKAVLGMAAAAEELLGQHLVQGVISVPKGIRAAMEHAGKQEMLLKPHSRIQVFEGAEDNLPDRDALRAALAIRQLAEGLTADDLLLVLISGGGSALLPAPIPPVTLEEKQTLTKLLAARGANIQELNTIRKALSQLKGGGLAQAAYPAQVVSLILSDVVGDPMEVIASGPTVASVHSVQDCLHILNRYGLRAALPRSVKTVLARADSDPHGPHSCGHVLNVIIGSNALALAEAQRQAEALGYRAMVLSTAMQGDVKSVAQFYALLVRVVGAHLTPPGPGTSVEEDEQLYELAAKLQLPDLQLKEALEAVAGAGSPVCLLAGGEPTVQLQGSGKGGRNQELALRVGAELGQWPLGPIDVLFLSGGTDGQDGPTEAAGAWVTPELASQATTEGLDVATFLAHNDSHTFFSRFQGGAHLLHTGLTGTNVMDAHILFLRPW